TTCGTTTATTAAGTTAATAATAACATTTTGAGTGCCAATATCGATGTTTGCAGTAGGCTCATCTAAAAGAAGCATTTCAGGTTGTTGAGCTAATACTCTGGCAACCGCAACTCGTTGTTGTTGGCCCGAGGATAGATGTCCAAATGGTGTATTCACATATTCTTTCATCCCTACTTTTTCTAATGATTCAAGCACTATTTTTTTATCTTCTTTAGCAGGGTTCTTGAAAAAGCCTATTCTGGCAAATCTCCCCATCATTACGACATCTCTGACTTTAATAGGGAAGTAACGGTCTATTTCTGGATTTTGAGGGATATAGCCAATTTTATTTCTAATTCTGCCTCTTAACCTGCCCTGTTTTCCCCAGATCTTAATTTTGCCCGAACTGGGTTTTAATAAGCCTAAAATGAGTTTCAGAAGGGTAGTTTTACCTGAACCATTAGGACCAATTATGCCGACAAACTCTCCTTTAAAAATACTCAAGTCTATATTAGATAGTGCAATTTTTTCCCCATATTTAACTGTAATATTTGATAATTCAATTATTGTTTCTTTTCCCAACTTTTTCTCCTGAAAATACTTTTTGGTAACTGTTCACCGCAGAGACACAGAGACGCAGAGAAAAATACACCCCTACCCCCTCTCAAGAGGGGAAAATCTATGGACAATACGCAGAAATTCCATCCCTGATTTTCATCACGGCAAGATTTTGAGTACAACAACATCAAAATTGATTAACAAATCTGACTTGCCTGCTGAACATTCGACAAGCAGGTCCTATGTATTTCAATAGATGCACCAATAATCTTTTCTGTTATCTGATTTATTTCTATATCTTCTCTGTTTCTCTGCGTCTCTGCGGTGAATTACTATCTGAACGCTTACTCTTAATGAGTATGAGTATGCGAATGAGTTTCTTCTTCTTGTTTCTTTCCAGGGATAATTTTCATACTTTCAATCATTTTCACGACCTTAGGTAGATCCTCTTCTTTATTTTGAAAGAAAACCGTAATCTGTAAATTCCTATTCTTAGGAAATGCCTCAATCCTTGTGCGATAAAATTCAGTAAAGAGTTTTTTATGTTTTGTTTGAAAATAATATGCATCAACATCTTTTATATCCATTTTTTCAACCTTGATTGGTTCGCCTAAAACACCTAATTCCTCAAGTATAAGTAAGGAGGCGGCACTCTGAAAATCCTCAGGATTTTCAAATGCCTTTTTATATTCCTTATGAACAGCATAAACATTTTCTCTCCAGAAAATTACTGCACATCTTGTTATTTTTTCGGAAGAAAAGCAAACGGCTTTGTTTTTATCCTCATTAACCTTTTCATATTCCGGAAATAACCTGATAGAAAATCCATTATTTGGACTTGTATAAAGTTGTCCCTCTTCTTCCAGATTAACTAATTTTTGATTAGTCTGTGGAGTAGGTTTATTACAACCTGCTCCAACTATTAACAAACATAGCACACTTAAAAAAATTTTTTTCATTTCTTTTATTTTCCTCCTTTTTTATCACAGAGCAGAAAACAAAGGTTAGAAATCTGACCTCGTCCCTCTATCCTCAGTCTTCTTTTCCTTATCCAGTTGCAATGCCTTAACAAATGCCTCAACAGACTCTTTATCTTTACCCAATTGCTCATAGAGGTCGCCGAGTGTATAATACAATGAGGCATCCGTCGGGTCTAAGTCGATGGCTTTATTTAATTCCAAAACCGCTTTTTCGTAATCTTTCTTTTCAATATAATCGTCTACTTTTTTAAGGATTTGTTGTTTTTGAATACCTGCATCCTCTTGTAATTCCTGCATACTGGTAATAATCTTTGGTTGTTCTACTTCTTTTTTGGCGGGACAACCACTCAATATAAATCCTATTAATATAAAAATTACCCATTTATTCATAATTGATTAATTATACATTAAATATTTTTACCTGTCAACTTTTTTTCTTCTTGACTTTTTATAAAATTTATGATAATGTAGTAATCGAAATGGTTATTGATTTAGAACAAAAGGATAGTTTAAGATTTATACTTAAACAGAAATCCAGAGATTATTATTTTAAATTCTTTTCTATTCTTAATGAACTTAATAAGATTCAGACAGGCGGAGATGTAGTCTATCATGCTCAACATGGAGTTAAACATTGTGAAATCGTAGAACAAAACCTAAATGACCTACTCCCGGCTACCCTCAAGCGTAAAATGAATCATAAGGAGATATTTTGTATGCTATTGGCGGTTTGGTTTCATGATGTTGGAGAAATATTTGATGAAAAAGGTAAAGGATATACGCATATCAGAAGTCATGATTATATTTATAAACATTATGAAGATTGGAAACTTGATGAATCTAATGCACATTTCATTACACAAATTTTAAAGGAATCCGCAAAAGAAACAGAAGAAAAAATAATATTAGAAGATGACCGAACTTTAGTTAGGTTTTTAGCTTATTTACTTCGGCTATCAGATAAATTAGATATTGGAAATAGCAGTGTGCCTCGCGAACTTCTTACCCCCTGGAAAAGGTCATTTAAAGACCACACCGTGCTATCTCTTTTAAAGGAAAGATTTGATGTTGATTTGAAAATTGATTCAGAACACTGGATAATTTGTGCCTATTTAAACCCAAAATCAGAACTACTTGCTAACACAGAACTTATAAATGATATTTATGATAAGATACAAATAAGATTAAATAAAGACCTTGATTCTTTCAAAGAAGTTTTTTATCAAAATGGCCTGGGCTATCAAAAAATTAAACTCATTCTTTCATCAAAAATTAAAGAAAAGGAAGTTTTGGTGAAAAACAAACCCCTCCAAATTTCCCCTTACAAATTCCTTCATTATTATGAAACTTACGATAAAGATTTATTTTGGGGACGAGAAGAGGATATTTCTAAATTTGTAGGTCATATTTTGATTAATAAATTAGTTGTTATCT
This window of the bacterium genome carries:
- a CDS encoding metal ABC transporter ATP-binding protein; this encodes MGKETIIELSNITVKYGEKIALSNIDLSIFKGEFVGIIGPNGSGKTTLLKLILGLLKPSSGKIKIWGKQGRLRGRIRNKIGYIPQNPEIDRYFPIKVRDVVMMGRFARIGFFKNPAKEDKKIVLESLEKVGMKEYVNTPFGHLSSGQQQRVAVARVLAQQPEMLLLDEPTANIDIGTQNVIINLINEIHQTQQITTFYVAHEINLLSKSLDRIICLNQSIYKIGTPKEILNEQVLGDLYKVKVTIFSHNNHYFFLVDEGGE
- a CDS encoding tetratricopeptide repeat protein, whose amino-acid sequence is MNKWVIFILIGFILSGCPAKKEVEQPKIITSMQELQEDAGIQKQQILKKVDDYIEKKDYEKAVLELNKAIDLDPTDASLYYTLGDLYEQLGKDKESVEAFVKALQLDKEKKTEDRGTRSDF